acaaaaaacaaatcaaattatcttaatcaatttttttttctttaccacTCACtctgtatgtttttttttgttgttgttgttgttgtttttgttattcaattgattgattgattgaaaatttttttttttgattattatatgcTACTttgtttccatcatcatcatcatcatcatcatcatcatgatcactATTTAAACGGTCACAATGAATTCGTTTGTGATTTGCTCTGTGTGTGCGTGATAAATCGacttaaatgaatgataatgatgatgatgatgattacagaGATTCGTTgcaatgtttttattgttgttggtgtttttcattttcattttcattttcattttttttttgttcaattttgataatcaatttcaaagcCAAACACACGCGCACacacaattttcaaattcactGCTACCatacacacaacaacaaacaactaCTACTGGTTTttcatcgaataaaaattgccagtgaacaaaaaaaaatcattcattcattcgttttttttttattcacagaATCTCAAGGTAGTTTGTATCTAACCATCATGATTCGacctataaaaaaaaacccattaaaaaagattttcgtTTCCATTCTGATCCGATAAATTGATGTAATgcatatcaatttttttttttttttttttttttttgatatatcGATTGTTTCATTACATTGCTCTATTTGTTcatgtattgatgatgatgatgatgatgtttgtttatacaagatttcttcatcatcatatttggcaatgaaattgatttattattcgatttagtgatgatcaatactgtgtgtttgtttgtctgtgtgtgtgtgtgtgtgtaaatataatttctatgataaacatttgttttgttttttggcttttttgatatttgttCCCATTTAATGATGAGTATTGGGCAAATCAATTTGTAGATTCAAgatttgtgttttgttttgttttgttttttccattagcaagaaaaaagaaaaaaaaaatgaaaccgaCGTCAGCCGACTATTGTGatttataatgattgttCTTTGCTTTTCAAATTGGGTAAATATTTGCACTCTAGATccaaaaaagatttttgttttttgtttttttttgttggccaAATGTTTGCATTTTCTAATGTTTTTCtgggtaattttttttttaattttaactatctctgtgtgtgtgtgcgtgtgagcgcccaattaattaataatttcagatcatcatttttatcattttaatgattatctgtgtgtgtgccaagtttttttttatgatccAGGTTgaatgtacattttttttcttttggttttttctagAAAATATCCTGGTTTTTGGTTTCTGTCCGTAAAACAGAAAACGTAAAGTAAACTTGATAtattaatcattttatatatcatCTAAATCTAAAActggatgatgaatattatcattttcgcAATTATCAGAAAGaaggaaagaaaattttcttttcggtCATCCTAtagttataaaaaaaacagattaaAAATCCAATTGTCATTCAAAGTTTcttgttttatcatcatcatcatcatcatttaattataaattgattgtcatcatacCGATTGTTTGTGTCATtctaattttcttttcttttcttttgttttttttttttttttttggttcaatttgTCAGCaaacaatcatcgattgaaaatgaaatgacgcaagaaaaacaacaacaacaacaacaacaacaacaaaaatgaatgaatttgatggtCATTATagataatataataaaaataaatttgacatttgacaatttttttttcttgtccgATGGTCCCGATATCCCGTATGTCTTTCGTTTTTCTCTATCgtatcgattcaattttggatataatataatataatatataacgAGATGATGACAGTGAAgatttcaatatattgtCCGTGTTGTTGATATCTGAttcccgttttttttttgttgtcgaaattatcattttacgTCCAAATAAAATGTGCTGAATATTactgtttttctttcatattcACAATATGCAAACAAAttagcaacagcaacaaaatattcatcatttgtttcaaaactTTCAAAGATTTTCAAGCCAAATTACTTTCAAatattgtgtttgtgttttcaaaaccaaaaaaattgaaaaaaaaaatttttcattatcaccgCCAAAAATGGATAATTAATGTGAATTTGAGcgaatcgacaaaaaaaaattgatccttttttttgctgcccagaatccatcatttttgaatcttAACCATTTTTTAATCACcacatatcatcattcagattataaatatatcgatcagacaaaatcaatatggctgattttgattcatcagcatcatcagaTTCATCGACATCCGATCTagatatgaaaaattattatagtTTCACTTTATGGGATTTTGCCGTTTTCATTACAATGTTGGCCGCATCATCCGGTATTGGCATCTATTTTGCTTACAAAGTAAGTGTTACAATTTGTGAAAATAtgcaaatttaaaaaaaaaaattcttcattacATTTAGAATCGTAAAAATCATTCCAATAAAGAATTTCTTACATCAAATAAATCACTGAGTCTATTTCCGGTTGCAATGTCTTTATTGGCTAGTTTTCAAAGTTCAGTCACAATTCTTGGCTATCCAGCTGAAATGTTTTATCGTGGTACACAATTCTGGATGGTTATATTATCCAGTCTGGCTGCCAGTATGATTGCTGCCGAATTATTTTTGCCAGTTTTTTATCGTTTAAATTTCACTTCAGTTAATCAATATCTTGAACAacgtttcaattcatcacGTGTTCGTTTGGCcgtatcattttcatttcttttatGTACAGTTCCATATATGGGTGTTGTTTTATATGGACCATCATTAGCATTGGAAACCGTAACCGGTCTTAGTGTAACAGCATCGATATTGATAATTGGCTGCATATGCACCCTATATACATCGATCGGTGGTATTAAAGCTGTGGTTTGGACTGATGTTGTTCAAGTATTTCTAATGTTTGCCGGTCTATTTGTCGTTATGTTTCGAGTaagtgtctgtgtgtgtgtttaactgtttgtttgttgcaatttgtcttttttcttcttcttcaaggGATTCTATCTAGCCGGTGGTATTGAAAAAGCATTCGAAACTTCACGTAAATATGGTCGTCTACAATTTTTCAAGTAAGTTTTCCGGAAGTTTTTGattctccaaaaaaaaaattcatttgaacacTGATGTTTCATTGCAAAAATTTAGCTCTGAAATTAATATCTattcaacgacaacattCTGGAATTGTGTAATCGGCATGGGAACCATGTGGAGCGGTAATTATGCAACAAGTCAAACCGAAGTACAACGTTATTGTAATGTGACTACACAACGTAAAGCTAAATTgtatgcaattttttttttttttgatcagaaattcatcaatttttttattattattattcaatatagATCATTGTATGTAAACTTTTTGGGTGTTGCATTTCTTATTAGCTGTGCTTGTCTTTGTGGTGTTGCATTATTCGGTGTTTATTATGATTGCGATCCATTGAAAACCGGTGCTATAACAAAAACTGATCAATTAATGCCACATTTTGTTATGAATCATCTTCGTCATCTACCCGGTATGGCTGGTTTATTTGTATCGTGTGTATTTAGTGCATCATTATCGACAATGAGTTCTGGTTTCAATGCATTAGCCACTGttacatatgatgattttatttcacgTACTAGTGTACGTAAATTGCcggaaaaacaaattcaacaaattaGTAAATTAATTGCATTCGGTTATGGTATGGCTGCCATTGCAATGGCATTTGTTGTTAGCCAAATAAATTCCATTCTAGAGGCAGCCATTTCAATTGCCGGTGCACTTGTTGGACCAATGTTTGGTCTATTTTTATGCGGTATTCTTGTTCCATTTGCCAATAGTTTTGTAAGTGTCTAGTTGTATCTTTTTCTCCTTTCTTACcgttataataattattaaattacAGGGCGTACTTTGTGGATTATTTGTTGGCGAATTTTTCGGTCTATGGATATTGATTGGTTCGTTATTGTATCCAAAACCGGCACAAATTCTTAACAATACATCAATTGAATGTCCtacaatttcatttggtgatcatcattatcatcatcatcatttaaatgtttcaaatCTGATTTCACCCGATACTTATCTTATGTTtccattaacaacaacaacgacagcaactactactaccactgTATCATCAATACCGCTATCAGATGAACGTGAaggaatgatgaaattatatcACATATCCTATCTATTAGTACCAGTATTTGGTTGtatcatatcattatcattgagtattatttgttcattaatTTCTGGTGGTCATCGGCAAATAGCCCAAATTCGTCCTGAATATCTAAGTCATTTAGCATGGAAAATATGGccacaaaaattattaccaaCGAAATATCCATATGatatttcaaatgatcaaaaccatcaccaccaccaccagcagcagcaacaacaacaacaaacaccatcaattacaaattcattatcattaatatcGAATGGTACAGCAACGGCAATAATAACGgataaattatcaaacaaaagtgattcaaataataattccaataCTAATGATCCAACCATTTATTTACAATCAAATGGTAATAAATATCCTAAATATAATACAACatcaatggataaaaatacaacaacaataaatgccaataatcaatcaattacaGCCATATCGATTGTCGATGAATATGAATctgaaaattgtaaaaatcgttcacaacaatcatcaacaacgaaatcaaaaaatcttGTCAAACAAATTGCAATCGATGAATCGTCGCCAtgacaaacgaacaaaaaacaaaaaaaaaacaaaaacaacaaatgacaacaacgatagattgaatttttcattttttttctgtttattttggtttaaaaacaaaaaaaaattgttgtaaaTATTCGTGATAATCACATCGAAAGTTATCGAtttatcgatatatattctaaacacaaacacacacacacacacacacttacatatcaaaatgaaattaaaacaacaaatcattatcattggcagaaaattatttttttttctttctatagCAAATtctaatttcaaattcaatacattcaatacattaatatatatatccaCCTTCCATTGACTATCTATCTAATTGGTTATAATcgaaatttccattttcctataattatatatatacaccaccaaatatatgaatgttaaatttttttttgtttgtttgtttttattttcaaaataaattttttacaaaaaaaaaaaaaacaacaacaacaaaaaaatcgattgatttcaCATTGatcggtttttttcaattataataaaattaatattattcattattcattatgatgatgatgatttttgataattacaaaaaaaaaattttttcatttaaataataaaaaacaacaaaaaaaataagatgaGATCATGGTGAATGGATTGCTATAATGGCAATGtatatgatatatataattatattttaaattgaataacTACTCATTATCGATGACATAgatgaacgatgatgatgatgatgttgatggcaactaaaaaaatcatcatcatcattatcactgttgctaatactgatgatgctgctgtttttgctgctgccaatatcatcattactactattattactactactattatcatcatcagtaattattgttgttgttgtcaataaaCTTGTTGCTTCacttgaatttcttttcatagTTTTCAttaatggtgataattttttcaaataataatgtcttCGATATAATTTCCATGTCAATATAATGGttgtaataaaaaacaatatcaaacaaattaattGTGAAACAAATATGGTCAAAATTAATGACCAAAATCTTGAACAATCGGATGAATTTTCTGAATAATCAccacaatcaaaatttgataGATCAGCATAATCACGTAACATTTCACCggataataattttcgtaTATTTTCTGGCTGTTCACAATGATCATTTgctttattttcaaaataacgACGAAATTGCCAATAAACACAACAAATTGGCTGTCGATATTGTTGGAAATAAATTTgtacaattttcattgaacaaTCAATACCATCATAAAGACCGACTAAATCGGAAACTGAAtcgaaaaaaccaaattgtTGATATGAATCATGGATCATCGATGAGAATAGAAcgagaaataaaataattttggacatttttttttaaatttttttcacaaatcaGATTATCAGTTGTTGCTGATTTTCTATAGATTTTTAGCCGTTGTACACTTGTTGGATACTAAGTTAATCTTCTGGTCATCTGTGGTTCTTTATAAGcattgaaaaatgacaaaaaaaaagaaaagaaaaataagtaattatgataatgaccgagtgaaattttttttcttttcgcgAAGGATAGATAAGGTGATTCCTTGTTCTTTTTGGTTTCTTAGATTcttatgattttgtttttttttttttttttttttttgttaatcattttttatttcaaatacGACAAGCAATAGTGAcgcgattatcatcatcattatctattATCTTTTCGATTGACAACATCAAGCGTCATAATCGTCgatcattgataaatttagGGAAATTACAAAagcaacaatgacaacaacaacaacaacaacaatcactatcatcatcatcatcttcttcatcatcatcattaaacattgataatgaattttatccATATAATTAATCACATTTTATTCCAgattgaacaagaaaaaatcatttgtaatGCTAAAAAACTTaatgtttttatatattataaaagcattgatgatgatgttgcaCATATATTAATGATGTGCATGtgataaatttgaatattttaaccatttgttgttgttgttgttgtcgtcgttgttgttgttgttgttgttattgaattttttttttgtagaaaaaacaacaacaaggaaaACAGCATGATGACGACAGCTTCACATCGTTAATGTTGACGTTGAAACATGAGCTtaataacaaatgaaatggacgatgaaacgagaaaaaaaaccactgCAATAAGCCGAAACACAAATACAATAAATGTGaatattaaattttcaatttcaattttttttttgttacttacacacaaacaaacaaacagacaggCACATGAAGAATATGTTCCCGGGAACAATGGAAGATCATCTTAAGATGATTCGATGATTCGgagataatggtgatggtgatcattTAAACCAAAATTTGGAAAtcgaaacaagaaaaaaaagtgagaaacaaacacaaaattaatcaattaattaaaaaaaaaaaaaaagaattattaatcaaattaatcaccagaaatcaatcagaaatttataaatattttaCAAATAGCTGACCAATAAttctaatttatttattttttttaattctgaATTTTACTTcgatcttttttgttttgcatatttttttcccacttggttttcccatttttttctctccgtttttttttgttcgtttgttttgaccacaaaacaaaatgtcaattcaacaacattttaatcatttgatcatcatcattttattgatgatttttcaaataatttcagCATCTAATTCTTCTGGAAACAAACCAATCATTGGATCTAAATTAACTGGTTTGCATTTtctgaattttattttgaaaaaaaaaatttatcatcatcataattcataataattgtttttatttttcaaacaacagATTGTGATGTATTAATAAAACAAGCAGGACAATATCGGGTGAAAATAGCTGAAATGTTAATGGATAAAGAATGTcgtatttatatattatcgGAAAATGTACGAACATTTGTATCATTAAaatatgataatggtaacattcaatgtaatgataatgaatatgTTGGATATTATGATGGCTGGTATTGGtatgatcaatattttccTGTTAAACGTGATCGTCAACATGTTAAACGTGATCAAGATAAAACGATATGCCATAAAAATAGACaagtgaataaaaatccGGTTTGGATGTCACAAAATGCTGGACAAATTTATTATCGTATACAAAAAGTAAATACTGGTTTTGATTTTACTGTTCAATTTAAACCTCAAGAATCGGGTAAGTTgggtttatttttatcatttcaattttttttataataaatcactatatatatattttgaattatttttcgtctttgtggttttttttttaaagctGCGGTTAGTTTCCTTATGGCCAAACCAAACGGAACATATAAATTTGAACTTTTTGCtgaaaatcgagaaaatattgtactatcattatatattttaCAGCCACCATTTTTAATACGAACATTTGAaggtatgatgatgaaaattttaacacttgatgttggtgattattcaaaaaatagACAGCCTGGTAAATGGCCTAGTCCAGTATGTAAAatatattttcttctttggttggtgtgtgtgtttataataataataattttttttcatttcttatattcaaaacaaaagtgTGATAAAAGTGGACGAAATAATTATGTACAAATAGGTGGTTATTTGGGCGAACCTGAATCTCCTTTGGATGAATTACAAGTATATTATGATGTTTGTAATGAAAATAGTtgtaagaatttttttttgttgctttattttccaatcattttttttgcgcatccattcattcattcattcattcattcattcattcattcattcattcattcattcatattcatttttagttaatcatcaatttccaaTAATATGTCCAAATATTGTTGTACGTATGGTGGTTAGAAAATTGCTAAcacaaattattgaatttcaatttcgacCAATGTCAACAATGGAGGTATTCAAAACATTACATTCGGAACCATTACGTTTAACTTGttcaaaacattcatcaacaaaatttccaACGATACCGATGCCagtgattgatttgtttgatgataagCCATATacagaagatgatgattgtaagtgttttgaaaaaccacagaatgaaatatttaaaattatttgctgtttttgtttttcttgcctatagattgtcatcatttgctCAAAGAAGAAGGCTATTATTTTATGAGAGTCGATGGATTAACATTTAGACGTGAATGtgctgtttttttattggcaCCACCAAGATTTCTTATCGAAGTAGAAATGGTACAAATACATTTACCACAGTTATTTTCatgtgattattatggtAAAGGTAAAACACATTTAGACTTTTTCGATGGTTGGGATTATCACCGGGAATATATACCAAACGATgaacattcgaaaaaaacatttagaCAACGTATGGAAACAACATGTGCATATGTTATTGGACAAGAATTTGGTTTtaataagcaaaaaaaaatatttcgttCATCACAAAATATTGCACAACTTCTTTATCTTTATGAACatccaacaataacaattatCGATACTAAActtggattttattttcatcttcgttttatttttgatccTTATCGTAAGTGATTTTCTATTTGGCCAATCTTgaatgattaataattttattgattaattaattatgtttctattcaaaacaaacaaaaaaattttagctTGTAATACCGTTGTTCATTTAATTGCAACAACCGATGGATATTTACCGACATATTTGgtacagaataataatgtaaaacATCCAACAAATTGTTCCATTTATTTGGTTGAATCACCATGGgaaagaacaaaaataactggaatattattgaattttattgattatgatattgGTAATTTTCCAAAACCACTGCGAACGAAACGATATTCgcaaaaatatgatgaacaatgtACAGGATTAAGCTTGGAAGATTATGCCGAAGTTGATGGTGGCCTTGTATTTGGTTTCGTTACACATATTAAACCATCTAAATATCAATGGTGTACGGATgtcaaaacaaatcaaagtTGTAAGTTGGTTGTTTGAacacaaacgaaaaaaaaaaacattgaatcaatactttttctctctctctccctataacaataacaatagtCGATGTTGTACTTAACGGTTGTCGTAGTTCAGTCATTCATCTGGTATCCAGTGGAAAATCACATAATTCTGTTGTATTTAATGTACAACCATTATGGATTCGAGATCCAACAAAACATCCGGAACCAGATCGATTTGTgcatttaaatttatttaatatGTCTTGTACAGATCATCCAAAAAATGATCCTACTAAACCTGTTGCATTGAACCGAAGTAGTAAGTAGAGagtatatttttgttgtttttttataaaaatgatctgattttaatcatcatcatcattattaatattatcgtgatatattaatattaatagtATGTAATGGACTGATCACTAAAcctggttattattattatcgtgaaacaaaacaaacatttgaaGAATGTCGTACCACTGTTCTGGCTGATCGTtttacattgattgatttatcattttttaaagTCGATTTTAcatgtgatgataatcaatatgTTAATTTGGTTGATGGTatattgtttaaaaaaagatATTGGCCACAAACTGGTGTAGATCATAGTAgtaaagatgatgaagatcgTATTCATCATGTTTGTCAAGGtcgtccaaaaaaaatacgcaCCGAACAGAATGCAgcacaaattcattttcgtttaaaAGTAAATCAAGGTTTCTTGTTTCATGTTAATTTCGAAAAACAACCATTACCACGTaagtttggttttttttcaaaaaaatttttttcaatcaccaatttttttttcttcaaacaaaaaatattccagTCTGTCATACAATTATACCAGCTGgagaacaaaacaatgaagaAGTGTATCGTCTTCAAAGTGTAAATGGTGACAAACCTTGTTCGATTACATTGGCATTATTACcttatataaaaacaaattcttcaatCAGGGCAATGGTTATAACTATAAtgcaatcaaaatttgataatgtagaagaattattttccattgaatcaCATAAAATTTGTATGCACGATAAACGATTATGTACAGCAAAGAATCTACCAAATTATGCATTAATTGGTGGCCAAAATGATGCCATACAAAATGAACGATTATCACGAAAAGGTTTAGAATATTGTTTACCGATACCATATCCGCCGTTGGATTTTCTTGTAGCCGAATGTGATGTAGTTACCATACGTTTAATATCTAgacagaatgatgataataataataatcataatgaaaaaaataagaacaACGATGTAAATAGAAATTggattgatttaaaatttgcaatacaacaaaaattggtACCTGAACCAAGAATACCATTCgatgattatattttatatcaattcaattgtacATATCTTTTAAGAATGGGTAATTATGTACCGAATTGgcataatgataaaattggaaaatatgatgatgatcatcaattataataattgattaaattaaagcattgatttgaatttagaatataaattgtaaattgttattgtgaacaatttgatttaatttgatatttatcaaaaaaaaatgaaaaaaaattgaaaaaaattgaaaaaaattgaaaaatcgaatttttttcccagttttttgtttgttcgtagccatataaaaacattcgatagtgaataatgtaaattttcatctgaattttttttttctttctttttcttgttttttctttgtgtgtttgtttgttaacgacgacgataaagtttctttttttttaaatattcttgttgctgttgtgtgttttttacatttttttcatttatttaattcattcatcactAACTGAgtaaacacacaaatactAATCATTAtgagaaaatttcatcattggctcaaatcatcatgtttgttgctgatgttgatgattgtcattgaATTATCGAATGCTGGTGATCCAATCACCTATAATGTTATTGGTCCTGAAGGTatgttttgttcatcatatatttgtTATATCGtttcattaaaattcattttttgttttgttttttgtcaaataatTTTAGATGCTGAAATGGAACTTGGTACCGAAGGTGTTTATTCGGTAACCGTTTCACAACAAATGCATGATACACAATGTTCTATATATCTAATTGCACCAATTGATAAACTAGTAATGGTTACATTTATACAAAAAGCTGGCGCATATTCATGTGATAGTTCTAATAgtaaaattgaaacatttgattcatgggttttttatgatcattcatttccgGCAATCGATGATCCtggtaataaatttttgcaaaggaaaaaaaaattttgcgaACCAAATACTGTGACTACGTTTTCATATAATGCCGGTATGATAGTGTATCGTTTAaaatatggtggtggtttcatatttaaattggaatttattcataatcCGACACCATGTTCAATATTTATACCGGGATCAGAGAATAGTGATGGCAAAATACGTTtagattataatcaaaaaattccaaaaaaattgcactatttatatattacaAACACCAATGACAAAAGGTCGTTTTCAAGGTTTAACATTACAAATAACAAGTATTAAAATGGGTCATGAACATGAACCAACTGTTTCATTACCATATTCGGTATGTtcatatattgttgttggtaatcaagatttgataatcaatttttttttcattctttacaCTCCAACTTCTCTCTCCCCGAACACAAAGTGTCATAGATTTTCCGgaataacaaatccaaatTTTGTCGAAATAGGTGGCTGGGGTGATCCACCTGGATTTCATTCACATGAAATGACAGTTTCAGTTGATTTTTGTAGCCGATCTTATTGTAAGTAAAATGACCACTAattcgaaatgaaattcatcaactttttttttc
This is a stretch of genomic DNA from Dermatophagoides farinae isolate YC_2012a chromosome 6, ASM2471394v1, whole genome shotgun sequence. It encodes these proteins:
- the LOC124493588 gene encoding uncharacterized protein LOC124493588 isoform X1; translation: MSIQQHFNHLIIIILLMIFQIISASNSSGNKPIIGSKLTDCDVLIKQAGQYRVKIAEMLMDKECRIYILSENVRTFVSLKYDNGNIQCNDNEYVGYYDGWYWYDQYFPVKRDRQHVKRDQDKTICHKNRQVNKNPVWMSQNAGQIYYRIQKVNTGFDFTVQFKPQESAAVSFLMAKPNGTYKFELFAENRENIVLSLYILQPPFLIRTFEGMMMKILTLDVGDYSKNRQPGKWPSPCDKSGRNNYVQIGGYLGEPESPLDELQVYYDVCNENSFNHQFPIICPNIVVRMVVRKLLTQIIEFQFRPMSTMEVFKTLHSEPLRLTCSKHSSTKFPTIPMPVIDLFDDKPYTEDDDYCHHLLKEEGYYFMRVDGLTFRRECAVFLLAPPRFLIEVEMVQIHLPQLFSCDYYGKGKTHLDFFDGWDYHREYIPNDEHSKKTFRQRMETTCAYVIGQEFGFNKQKKIFRSSQNIAQLLYLYEHPTITIIDTKLGFYFHLRFIFDPYPCNTVVHLIATTDGYLPTYLVQNNNVKHPTNCSIYLVESPWERTKITGILLNFIDYDIGNFPKPLRTKRYSQKYDEQCTGLSLEDYAEVDGGLVFGFVTHIKPSKYQWCTDVKTNQSFDVVLNGCRSSVIHLVSSGKSHNSVVFNVQPLWIRDPTKHPEPDRFVHLNLFNMSCTDHPKNDPTKPVALNRSICNGLITKPGYYYYRETKQTFEECRTTVLADRFTLIDLSFFKVDFTCDDNQYVNLVDGILFKKRYWPQTGVDHSSKDDEDRIHHVCQGRPKKIRTEQNAAQIHFRLKVNQGFLFHVNFEKQPLPLCHTIIPAGEQNNEEVYRLQSVNGDKPCSITLALLPYIKTNSSIRAMVITIMQSKFDNVEELFSIESHKICMHDKRLCTAKNLPNYALIGGQNDAIQNERLSRKGLEYCLPIPYPPLDFLVAECDVVTIRLISRQNDDNNNNHNEKNKNNDVNRNWIDLKFAIQQKLVPEPRIPFDDYILYQFNCTYLLRMGNYVPNWHNDKIGKYDDDHQL
- the LOC124493588 gene encoding uncharacterized protein LOC124493588 isoform X2, which produces MLMDKECRIYILSENVRTFVSLKYDNGNIQCNDNEYVGYYDGWYWYDQYFPVKRDRQHVKRDQDKTICHKNRQVNKNPVWMSQNAGQIYYRIQKVNTGFDFTVQFKPQESAAVSFLMAKPNGTYKFELFAENRENIVLSLYILQPPFLIRTFEGMMMKILTLDVGDYSKNRQPGKWPSPCDKSGRNNYVQIGGYLGEPESPLDELQVYYDVCNENSFNHQFPIICPNIVVRMVVRKLLTQIIEFQFRPMSTMEVFKTLHSEPLRLTCSKHSSTKFPTIPMPVIDLFDDKPYTEDDDYCHHLLKEEGYYFMRVDGLTFRRECAVFLLAPPRFLIEVEMVQIHLPQLFSCDYYGKGKTHLDFFDGWDYHREYIPNDEHSKKTFRQRMETTCAYVIGQEFGFNKQKKIFRSSQNIAQLLYLYEHPTITIIDTKLGFYFHLRFIFDPYPCNTVVHLIATTDGYLPTYLVQNNNVKHPTNCSIYLVESPWERTKITGILLNFIDYDIGNFPKPLRTKRYSQKYDEQCTGLSLEDYAEVDGGLVFGFVTHIKPSKYQWCTDVKTNQSFDVVLNGCRSSVIHLVSSGKSHNSVVFNVQPLWIRDPTKHPEPDRFVHLNLFNMSCTDHPKNDPTKPVALNRSICNGLITKPGYYYYRETKQTFEECRTTVLADRFTLIDLSFFKVDFTCDDNQYVNLVDGILFKKRYWPQTGVDHSSKDDEDRIHHVCQGRPKKIRTEQNAAQIHFRLKVNQGFLFHVNFEKQPLPLCHTIIPAGEQNNEEVYRLQSVNGDKPCSITLALLPYIKTNSSIRAMVITIMQSKFDNVEELFSIESHKICMHDKRLCTAKNLPNYALIGGQNDAIQNERLSRKGLEYCLPIPYPPLDFLVAECDVVTIRLISRQNDDNNNNHNEKNKNNDVNRNWIDLKFAIQQKLVPEPRIPFDDYILYQFNCTYLLRMGNYVPNWHNDKIGKYDDDHQL